In the Solanum pennellii chromosome 5, SPENNV200 genome, one interval contains:
- the LOC107019564 gene encoding uncharacterized protein LOC107019564 encodes MMRRFDTSDDHAKKMRGDLANISQKLNAHAVSIKHLEQQMAQLSTTVNPRKPGTLPRNTIQNGIAWRSLLEGCVPKKGGMTLVPYDRNEFVPMRPVTARGDTIEVFMDDFSVVGDTFDRCLSHLAEALKRCDDCNVVIHWETCLSRIFQILNILIFKLFDKECKLYFNESCLKVVGELKEKLVSVPITISPNWSKPFEVMCDTSGVALCVVLGQTSDKIFHPIYYASKALNEAQKNYTVTEQDLLAVVKGTENQVTDHLSMYEDEAMHEVVEKAKIDYAFPNEHLLVASQDLIPWYADLANYLASDIVPSDLSLHLRKKFMFDVNNFFWDAPYLYWSCADRIIHRCEPEVEM; translated from the exons ATGATGAGGAGATTTGACACAAGTGATGACCATGCAAAGAAGATGAGAGGTGATTTAGCTAATATTTCGCAAAAGCTGAACGCACATGCGGTTTCAATAAAGCATCTTGAGCAACAGATGGCTCAATTGTCTACTACTGTGAATCCACGCAAACCTGGCACTCTTCCGAGAAACACCATTCAAAATGGCATTGCATGGAggtcactactcgagggg tgtgtgcctAAAAAGGGTGGGATGACATTGGTGCCTTATGACAGGAATGAGTTTGTGCCAATGCGGCCAGTGACCGCAAGAGGA gacactattgaggtgttcatggatgatttttctgtagTTGGTGACACCTTTGATCGATGTTTGAGTCATTTGGCCGAGGCACTGAAAAGATGTGATGATTGCAATGTTGTGATTCATTGGGAAACAT GtttatcaaggatttttcaaatattgaaCATCcttattttcaaactttttgatAAGGAATGTAAGTTATATTTCAATGAATCTTGTCTAAAAGTGGTTGGAGAACTAAAAGAGAAGTTGGTGTCTGTGCCCATTACTATTTCCCCAAATTGGAGTAAACCATTTGAGGTTATGTGCGAtactagtggggttgctctttgtgtggtattgggacaaacaAGCGATAAAATCTTTCACCCTATTTACTATGCAAGTAAGGCCTTGAATGAAGCTCAAAAGAACTACACGGTAACTGAACAAGATCTTCTTGCAGTTGT AAAGGGGACTGAGAATCAGGTTACAGATCACTTGTCTATGTacgaggatgaagctatgcatGAAGTGGTAGAAAAGGCTAAAATTGATTATGCATTCCCTAATGAACATTTATTGGTCGCTTCTCAAGATTTGATCCCATGGTATGCAGATTTGGCGAATTATCTAGCTAGTGATATAGTTCCGTCAGACTTGTCTTTACATCTTAGGAAGAAGTTCATGTTTGATGTGAATAATTTCTTTTGGGATGCGCCTTACTTATACTGGAGTTGTGCCGATAGGATTATTCATCGTTGTGAACCGGAAGTTGAGATGTAG